The Alphaproteobacteria bacterium DNA window CTATCTGGTCCTACCGGCCCGCGAGCATGTCCGCGTAGGGACGTGACATTGACCGCCGCCCCGGATGGTCAAGGCCCCGCCAACTATTCTCCGGGCAACTATTCTCCGGGCAAACGCCGCGCCGGGCCGACGACCGGCGTCTGCGCCGTCGGCGCGGCGGCCGGGCCGCTGTCAGGCATCCCGCCCGGAGTTGCCCCTTCAGGCTCCAGCGCAGCGATCAGGCGACGGCGGCGGCTCAGCGCCCAGCCCCATACAACCACATTGATAGCGGCCGCCACTTGCAACGGCACATGCAGACCGGCCCAGGTCGCGACCAGGCCAAGTGCGAACGAGCCGATGGCCGGGCCGGCATTGAAGATCATGGTGTGCAGGCTGAGCACCCGTCCCCGCATAACAGGGTCCACCGCCATCTGTACCAGCGTTTGCGTGGACGTCCCGCGCATGGTCATAACGACGCCCATGAGAAACATCAGCCCCGTCGCTACCCAGACGTTGGTCGTAAAACCAAAAGCCAGAAGAATCGCGGCCGAAGCCAGGATGCTGCCGACCGCGATATTGACCAGACCGCGCCCGCCACCGCCGCGCCAGGCCAGCCATATGCCCGAGACCACAGCGCCAAGCCCGCCCGCAGCCATGAGTTGGCCAAGCTGCTCTGGCCCGCCCATGAACACCTGCCCCACGTAGGCCGCGATCATTTCCGTCAGTGGCCGGAATAACAGGGCCAGAGAAAGGCCAATGAGAAGCATGGGACCAATCCCGGCGTGGCGGGCGGCATAGCGATAGCCCGCCGCCATGTCGCCAAAGAACCCGGCCGCCGACCGGACGGGCACCTCCTGCGCTGGCAACTGCATATAGAACAGCGCCACCAGCATGGGCAGGAAGGACAGGGCATTGAGGGCGAAGGCACCATCGCTGCCGAAAGCAGCGATGACAAAGCCGGCGATGGCCGGACCGATAACGCGGCCGGTATTGAAGATGACAGATGTCAGGGCAACGGCGCTGGACAGGTGCTCGCGGCGCACCAGTGAATTGATCAAGGACTGACGTGTCGGATGATTGAAGCCCATGATGACGCCGAGAACGACCGTAAAGCCGATCAGCAAACCGATGTTGATGAGCCCCGTATAGGTCAGCAGCGCCAGGACCAGCGCCTGAACCAACATCAGAGATTGCAGCAGAATGAGCATGCGGCGGCGGTTGAGGCGGTCGGCGAGCACACCGGCGAACGGGCTGGACAAAACCGCCGGCAACAGATCGGCCAGGACGACGATTCCCAGCCACTTGGGATCTTTGGTCAGCTCCCAGGCGAGCCAGGCCACCGCCGCCTTCTGCAACCATGTGCCGATGAGCGAAATCGACGAACCATAGGTGTAAAGCCGGAAGTTGGGATTGGAGAAGGCCTGGCCAATGCCGCCTAGGTTGATCATGAAACCCCTGTCATGCCGAGGGACCAGCTGTGGTGCCGTCCGTAGCGACCGATATTAACTGACGGAGTCAGACCGTGGCAGCCATCTGTAGCGCCTGATATCATTGCACAATTGGCCTGCCACCGCGAGCGATACTAGAATCGTTTTGATGTGTTTCTGTTGGGAAGGGCCGATCAGATTCCGGTTGTTGGTCAGCGAGATCATCTGCGCCACTGGATATTTTTCTGACTTGAGCTTTCCCTACGTCGAGTAATCGTCGATGAGCTGATTCGGCTTTGCAAATTGCTCGAGGTCTTGCTCGTCGGTGATTGCGACCCGGTTGCCACTAACCTGTACGCCATATGGCTGAAGGACCTTGAACGCACGGCTGAGGTTTTCGGGCGTCATCCCGAGGAACGATGCAAGTAGGCGTTTCTCGAAGGGTAGGTCAAACTCAGCTCCTCCGCCTGCGTGCCTTTGTTGCCGCAATAGGTAATTCGCCAGTCGCTCGTGCGAGGTGCGAAGCTTGAGGTCCTTCGTGTTCTTGACAACGGACCGGTAGCATTGGGCCAGTTCCGTCACGATGGCACGGGCGAAATTGGCATCCTTGTCGAAGATCCGCCGTACATCCTGACTGGGTACAAGTGCGATGCGACTTTTCTCAAGCGTTCGCGCCGACATGAGGTATGGCGCGCCCTTGATCGTGGCAGCGAGGATAAAGGTTGAAACAGGGTGCACGGTTGCCATGCTGGTCTCTCGTCCGTTCCAAGACGAGTAGAGTTCTACGGATCCCGACAGCACGACATGCAGGAAATCGCTCGGGTCGCCCTCTTCGATCAGGTCGATTTGGGGCGGGAAGTTCTGAACGTAGACACCACGCAGCAGTCCGCGGAAGTTCTCTTCCGCCATGTCGGCAAAAAGATGTAGCGCCCGGATGTCCGGGAATTCCGACTCGGGCATGCTGAAATACACCTAGTGTTCTTCACTTGACGACTATCTCTAAAGAGCTTGATATTTGTCAAGTGGACGATTGATCGGCGACAGTTTCGCTCTTAACGTTGCACCAAATCCCGCGTAACATTTTTATGTAAGTCATTTATTTAGCTACGTTTTCTACGTTTTCTCCGAAATCGTGACTTAGATCAAGTCAGACGCCCCCCAATACGGGCACGACAGTCCCAACGCGCAAGGCGCTGAAGAGTTTTGGCGCGCAAGAACGGAGGGGCCCATGGAAATCATGATTGCGTACGACCACTCGCGCAACGCGCGGATTGCGCTCGACGCAGTTCAACAGATGTTCGGGCCGTTGAAGCCCAGCATTACGCTGGTCTCGGTCGTGGAAGACATCGGCAGCGCCACATCCGACGCGGACGAGCTATTCACAGAACAGTACCAGGAACAGAAAGCGGGCGTCGAAGCAGCGGCCGCAGAGCTCATGGCTGCCGGCCTCGAGGCCAAGGTCATGATCGCCGAGGGCGACGCACGCAAGATGATCCTGCGCGCCACCGAGGAAAGGCAACCCGACCTTTTGGTCATGGCCCGCCACAGCCACCAGGCAGATGGCGGCGCGCTGAACTTCATCACCAAACGGCTCGACGCCATAGCCGAAGAATTCGACCACATGACCTTCGGGTCGGTCTCAGCCTTTCTCGCGCGGCGCGCGAAATGCCCGATCCTCATCATTCCCTCCCACGTCCTGGCACCTTCAAAGCAAGCGGCCGAATAGCACCGGGGCACAGATCATATGAAAATCTCCAGTCTTGTCCGGGTTCACGATCCCGCCATTCGGGCACTGCATCTGACCTGGATCGCGTTCTTCATCACCTTCTATGTGTGGTTCAACATGGCGCCGCTGGCATCGTCGATGCTGGCGTCAAATGATTGGTTGACGCGCGACGACATTCGACTGTTCGCCATCGCAAACGTGGCGCTCACTATACCGGCCCGAATTCTCATCGGCATGGCACTCGACAAATGGGGCCCGCGGCGGGTGTTCTCGTTGTTGATGATCGTCATGGCCATTCCGACGTTGTTCTTCGCCTTCGGCGATACCAAGATGCAGCTCTTTGTCTCGCGCCTGGTTCTGTCGTCGGTTGGTGCCGGCTTCGTCGTCGGCATTCACATGACCGCGCTCTGGTTCAAGCCTCGCGACATCGGTTTTGCCGAGGGCTTCTATGCCGGTTGGGGCAATTTCGGTTCCGCGGCGGCCGCGATGACCATCCCCACGGTGGCACTGGTCCTTTTTGGCGGTGATGACGGATGGCGCTACGCCATCGCGACCTCCGGTGTGATCATGGCGGCCTACGGGGTCTTCTACTGGTTCGCCATCACCGACGGGCCGACCGCTGACACCCACAAAAAGGCCCGCAAGACCGGTGCGCTTGAGGTCTCGACATACCGCGATCTTGCCCTGCTGGTTGTCTTCACGGTGCCGCTGATCGGGATTCTGTCAATCCTTGTCTACCGTGTGCAGAGGATGGGCTATATCGATGGCTTCGTCGCGACAATCTGCTACGCCTCCATCGCGACTCTGGTCATCTACCAGGTCTGGCAGGTCCTGCGCGTCAATCTTCCGATCTTGCGCAAGGGCGTACCCAAGGACGACCGCTATCCGTTCAGCTCGGTCGCGGCGCTCAACACCACCTATTTCGCCAATTTTGGCGCTGAGCTGGCCGTGGTTTCCATGTTGCCGATGTTCTTCCAGGAGACCTGGGGCCTGACGCCGGTGACAGCCGGCCTCATCGCGGCCTCATTTGCCTTCATTAACCTGGTGGCCCGTCCCATGGGCGGCCTGGTGTCTGACCGGATGGGCAACCGTCGTTTCGTGATGCTCGCCTACATGCTGGGGATCGCCATCGGGTTTGCTCTGATGGGGCTGCTCAACAGTGCCTGGCCGCTGATCATTGCCATTGCGATCACAATCGCCTGCTCGTTCTTCGTGCAGGGTGCCGAGGGCGCGACCTTTGGGATCATCCCCTCGATCAAGCGCCGGGTGACCGGCCAGGTCGCCGGCATGGCTGGCGCCTACGGCAACGTCGGCGCGGTGTTCTACCTCTTCATCTTCATGTTCGTGGACGCCTCGACCTTCTTCTTCATCATTTCGGCCGGTGCGCTGGCTTCATGGCTCATCTGCTACTTCTGGCTGAAGGAACCGGAGGGCGGCTTTGATGAAGAATATGTCCTCAGTTCGGTGGACGAGGCCATCGCCGCCCAGGCAGCCCGCAAGAAAGAAACCGAGGCCGAACTCGCGCTGATCTTTGCTGGGTCCGAGAGAGTCGCGTTGGCCGAGAAAGCCGACAGTCTGACGGTCACCGCTCGCTTCAGGGATCTCGACGATCTGAGGGCCGCGCTCTCGCGGCTGGGACCAAAATCCGGCGGCCAACCCGCTGAACCCGCCGAGTAGGACTGAACTGCTGGCGGAACACCGCCTCTGGCCGACCCATGCCAAAGACCAAGGAGACATCTCAATGGCAAGAGACTTGACAGGATACGCAGCGGACGACGAGTCCTTCTGGACCTCGACCGGCAAGAGTATCGCGAACCGCAACCTGTGGATCTCGATCCCGTCGCTGTTGTGCGGGTTCGCCGTCTGGCTTTACTGGGGGATCATCACCGTTCAGATGATCAACCTGGGCTACCCTTTCGAAACCTCTCAACTCTTCACTTTGACCGCAATCGCCGGCTTGTCCGGCGCGACGCTCAGAATTCCCGCGACCTTCTTCATCCGGATCGCAGGTGGACGGAACACGATCTTCTTTACCACTGCGCTTCTGATGATCCCGGCCATCGGCACGGGGATTGCCCTACAGAACCCTGATACACCGCTCTGGCAGTATCAGATCCTGGCGCTTCTGTCTGGAATCGGGGGTGGCAACTTCGCCGCCTCGATGTCCAATATCTCCTTCTTCTTCCCGAAAAAGGTCCAAGGCTACGCGCTGGGTATGAATGCGGGTCTAGGGAACTTCGGGGTGACCACGATGCAAATCGTGATCCCGCTGGTGATGACCTTCGGACTGTTTGGTGGTGAAAGCCAGACGCTGGTCAACACGTCCGGCACTCTGATTGGACGCATCCCGGCCGGCACCGAAACCTACATCCAGAACGCCGGGTTCGTTTGGCTGCTGGCGCTGATCCCTCTGGCCTTCGCCGGTTGGCTTGGCATGAACAACATCCGCGACGAGCATGTCAGTCCTGATATTCCCAACCCCTTCGGAGCCTTCGGGATCATCGGTTTCATGTACCTGATCGGCTTGCTCTGTGCCGGCTTCGGCCTCTGGCTGATGCTGCCGACCGCGGTCGGCGGGTCCGGTTTCATGATCTCGAAATGGTTCGTCCTGCCCATCGTCATCGTGCTGACCATCGCGCTGCTGAGGATGATTCCCGGTCAGATCGGTAAAAATCTCCAGCGGCAATACCAGATCTTCCGCAACAAGCACACCTGGGCGATGACCATCATCTATGTCATGACTTTTGGCTCGTTCATCGGCTACTCAGCCGCAATGGGCCTGACTATCAAGGTCGTGTTCGGCTTCCAGCACCTGATGGTGGACGGCGTTCTGACCCATGACACGTCGAACCCGAATGGCCCTTCGGCGCTGATGTTCGCATGGATGGGCCCCTTCATCGGTGCGCTCATTCGTCCGCTCGGCGGTATCTGGGCGGACAAGGCCGGGGGCGCGAAGGTCACCCAGATCATTTCGGTCGTAATGGTGATCTGCGCCTTGGCGCTGGCCTGGATCCTGCAGCAGGCCTATTCGTCGGCGACGCCCGAAACCTACTTCCTGCCCTTCCTGCTGATCTTCCTGCTGCTGTTTGCGGCCACGGGAATCGGCAACGGATCGACTTTCCGGACCATTGCGATTGCCTTCAACAAGGAGCAGGCAGGGCCGGTTCTTGGCTGGACCAGTGCCGTGGCCGCCTATGGCGCTTTCCTTATCCCGCAGATCTTCGGGGAACAGATGAGTAGCGGAACGCCGCAATACGCGCTGTATGGCTTCGCGGCTTTCTACACGCTCTGTATCGCGATCAATTGGTGGTTCTATCTGCGCCGGAACGCGTACATCCAGAACCCCTGAACCACTCCCGGCCTGCCCGAAGATCGCTTCGGGCAGGCTCCACCTGCATACCGCCTTTAGGGAGCTATAGTCATGAGTCATCTGCTTGATCGCCTGAACTTCCTGTCCCGCAAGACAGTTGGCCGTTTCTCCGACGGCCACGGAATGACCACCAACGAGGACCGTCGTTGGGAAGACGGCTACAGGAAGCGCTGGCAGCACGACAAGATCGTGCGTTCGACTCATGGCGCAAACTGCACCGGCTCCTGCTCGTGGAAGATTTACGTCAAGGGCGGCATCGTCACCTGGGAGACGCAGCAGACCGACTATCCGCGCACCCGGCCGGAGCTGCCTAACCACGAGCCGCGCGGCTGCTCCCGTGGCGCCAGCTATAGCTGGTACATGTATTCCGGCAACCGGGTGAAGTACCCGCTGGTGCGCTCCGCCCTTATGCGCCTGTGGCGTGCGGCGCGGCTGAACAACAGTCCGGTCGCGGCGTGGGGCTCCATCGTCGAGGACCCGAAGAAGCGCCATGCCTACACGTCGCGCCGCGGGCTGGGCGGCTTTGTTCGCGCCGGCTGGGATGAGGTCAACGACATCATCGCCGCCGCCAATGCCTATACCGCCAAGACCTATGGGCCGGACCGGGTCATCGGCTTTTCACCAATCCCCGCCATGTCCATGGTGTCCTATGCGGCTGGCTCCCGCTACCTGTCGCTCATGGGCGGCGTCTGCATGTCGTTCTACGACTGGTACTGCGACCTGCCACCGGCCAGCCCGCAGACCTGGGGCGAGCAGACGGACGTGCCGGAGAGCGCCGACTGGTACAACTCGGGATTCCTGATTCTGTGGGGCTCCAACGTGCCCCAGACGCGCACCCCCGACGCCCACTTTTATACCGAGGCGCGCTATCGCGGCGCCAAGAGCGTGGTGGTCAGCCCGGACTACTCGGAAGCAGCCAAGTTCTCCGACCTGTGGCTCAACCCCAAGCAGGGCACCGATGCCGCCCTGGCGCTGGCCATGGGGCATGTCATCCTGCGCGAGTTCCATCTCGACCGTCAGGCCGAGTATTTCGAGGACTATTGCCGGCGCTATACCGACATGCCGTTGCTCGTGCGCCTGACCCAGAAAGATGGGCACTTCGTGCCGGAACGCCTGCTGCGGGCTTCCGATTTCAGCGATAGCATGGGCCAGACCAATAACCCCGACTGGAAGACGGTCGCGGTTGACCGGACAAGCGGCAAACTGGTTGTGCCGCTGGGCTCAGTCGGCTTCCGCTGGGGCGAGAGCGGCAAGTGGAACCTGGAGTCGCGGGACGCCGAAGGACGTGACGCCACCCTGGAAATGAGTCTGATCGAGGAAGGCCGCCACGACCACATCGTTGACGTGGCCTTCCCCTATTTCGGCGGCCGGCCGCACCCGCATTTCGATGGCAGCGACCATCCGGAGGTGCTGGTCCGGCGCCTCCCCGCCAAGGCCATACAGCTGGCCGATGGCGAAGCCATGGTGACGACCGTGTTCGACCTCTTTGCTGGCAACTATGGGCTGGACCGCGGTTTCGGCGGCGGCAATGTAGCGACCGACTTCAACGCCGATGTGCCCTACACCCCGGCCTGGGCAGAGAAGATCACCGGCGTACCGGCCGATCACATCATTACCGTGGCGCGGGAGTTTGCGCGCAACGCGGAGAAGACCAAGGGAAAGTCCATGGTCATTCTCGGTGCCGGCCTGAATCACTGGTACCACATGGATATGAACTACCGGTCGATCATCAATCTTCTGGTCATGTGCGGGTGCGTCGGGCAGTCCGGCGGCGGCTGGTCACACTATGTGGGCCAGGAAAAGCTGCGACCGCAGACCGGCTGGCTGCCACTGGCCTTTGGTCTAGACTGGTCACGCCCGCCTCGGCAGATGAATTCCACGTCATTCTGGTACGCGCACAGTGACCAATGGCGCTACGAGACCCTCGATGTGAAGGACGTGCTGTCGCCGACGGCGCCGGAGGGCCCATGGGACGGCACCATGAACGACTACAACATCCGTGCCGAGCGCATGGGGTGGCTGCCGTCAGCGCCACAGCTAGAGACCAATCCACTGGAGCTGGCCGCAGCCGCCGACGCGGCGGGCAAGGACGTCAAGGCCTATGTGGTTGACGGGCTGAAGGACGGATCGCTGCGCATGTCATGCGAAGACCCCGACAACGAAAAGAACTGGCCACGCAACCTGTTCGTCTGGCGCTCCAACCTTCTGGGCTCATCCGGCAAGGGGCATGAGTACTTCCTCAAGCACCTTCTGGGCACCAGCCATGGTGTGCTGCAGGAAGACCTGGGCGCCGCCGGCAAGGCTGCCAACAAGGAAACGGTTTGGCATGACAAGGCGCCGGAAGGAAAACTGGACCTGCTGGTGACTCTGGATTTCCGTATGTCCACCACCTGCGTCTATTCCGACATCGTCCTGCCGACCGCCACCTGGTATGAGAAGAACGATCTCAACACCTCTGACATGCACCCGTTCATTCATCCGCTGACCGCAGCGGTTGATCCGGTGTGGGAGAGCCGCACCGACTGGGACATATACAAGGGCCTGGCCAAACGGTTCTCTGAGATCGCTCCGGAAGTTCTGGGGGTCGAACGGGATGTGGTCCTAACGCCAATTCTGCACGACACGCCGGCGGAACTGGCCCAGGCCAAGGACGTCAAGGACTGGAAACGCGGTGAAACCGAGCCGGTCCCCGGCCGCACCATGCCGCAGATTACTGTGGTCGAGCGCGACTACCCCAATCTCTACAAACGCTTTACGGCGCTTGGCCCGTTGATGAGCAGTGCCGGCAATGGCGGCAAGGGCATTAGCTGGAACACCGAGCATGAAGTGGAGTTGCTGGGCCGGCTGAACGGCCGGGTGATCGAGGACGGCGCATCCCAGGGATTACCTCGGATTGACACTGATATCGATGCGACGGAAGTCATTCTAACCCTGGCGCCGGAAACCAACGGCGAGGTGGCGGTGAAGGCGTGGGAGGCCCTGAGCAAGGCGACCGGCCGCGACCACACACACCTGGCAAAGCCCAAGGAAGACGAGAAAATCCGCTTCCGCGACGTGGTGGCGCAGCCGCGCAAAATCATCAGCTCGCCCACCTGGTCGGGCATTGAATCTGAAAAGGTCTGCTACAACGCTGGCTATACCAATGTGCATGAGCTGATCCCTTGGCGGACGCTGAGCGGCCGGCAACAGCTCTATCAGGATCACCTGTGGATGCGGGCCTTTGGCGAGGGACTGTGTGTCTATCGTCCGCCGATCGACACCAAGTCCGTCACCGCCGCTTTGCAGGGCGACAACGACCAGCCGAGCGTCGTCCTGAATTTCATCACACCGCATCAGAAGTGGGGCATCCACTCCACCTATACCGACAATCTGCTGATGCTGACCCTGTCACGTGGCGGACCCATCGTCTGGATGTCCGAAGTTGATGCAGCCAAGGCGGGCATTGTCGACAACGACTGGGTCGAAGCGTTCAACGTCAACGGTGCCCTGGTGGCGCGGGCGGTCGTGTCGCAGCGCATGAAGGAGGGAACTCTCTTCATGTATCACGCCCAGGAAAAGATCGTGAACATGCCGGGGTCACAGAAAACGGGACAGCGCGGCGGCATTCACAACTCCGTCACCCGGGCCGTCCTCAAGCCGACCCACATGATCGGTGGCTACGCACAACAGTCCTACGGCTTTAACTACTACGGCACGGTCGGGTCCAACCGCGATGAGTTTGTCATCGTCCGCAAGATGGAAAAGGTTGACTGGCTTGATGGGCCAGCCCCCGTCGCCATGGAGGCAGCAGAATGAAAATCCGCGCACAGGTCGGCATGGTCCTGAACCTGGACAAGTGCATCGGCTGTCACACCTGTTCGGTCACCTGCAAAAACGTGTGGACCAGCCGCGAAGGCATGGAATATGCCTGGTTCAACAATGTGGAGACCAAGCCCGGCATTGGCTATCCCAAGGAATGGGAGAACCAGGACAAGTGGAACGGCGGCTGGGAGCGCACGTCGTCCGGCAAGCTGCAGCCAAAGATGGGCGCCAAGTGGCGCATTCTGTCGAAGATTTTCGCCAATCCGGACCTGCCGGAGATTGACGATTATTATGAGCCCTTCACTTTTGACTATGAGCACCTGCAAAAGGCCAATGACTCCATTGCCTCGCCAACAGCCCGCCCCCGCTCGCTGATCACCGGTGAGCGGATGGAAAAAATCGAATGGGGACCCAACTGGGAGGAAATCCTGGGCGGTGAGTTCGCCAAGCGATCCAAGGACGTCAACTTCGAACAGGTCGAGAAGGAAATTTACGGCCAGTTCGAAAACACCTTCATGATGTATCTGCCACGGCTGTGCGAGCACTGCCTCAACCCGACC harbors:
- a CDS encoding MFS transporter; amino-acid sequence: MINLGGIGQAFSNPNFRLYTYGSSISLIGTWLQKAAVAWLAWELTKDPKWLGIVVLADLLPAVLSSPFAGVLADRLNRRRMLILLQSLMLVQALVLALLTYTGLINIGLLIGFTVVLGVIMGFNHPTRQSLINSLVRREHLSSAVALTSVIFNTGRVIGPAIAGFVIAAFGSDGAFALNALSFLPMLVALFYMQLPAQEVPVRSAAGFFGDMAAGYRYAARHAGIGPMLLIGLSLALLFRPLTEMIAAYVGQVFMGGPEQLGQLMAAGGLGAVVSGIWLAWRGGGGRGLVNIAVGSILASAAILLAFGFTTNVWVATGLMFLMGVVMTMRGTSTQTLVQMAVDPVMRGRVLSLHTMIFNAGPAIGSFALGLVATWAGLHVPLQVAAAINVVVWGWALSRRRRLIAALEPEGATPGGMPDSGPAAAPTAQTPVVGPARRLPGE
- a CDS encoding helix-turn-helix domain-containing protein, which codes for MPESEFPDIRALHLFADMAEENFRGLLRGVYVQNFPPQIDLIEEGDPSDFLHVVLSGSVELYSSWNGRETSMATVHPVSTFILAATIKGAPYLMSARTLEKSRIALVPSQDVRRIFDKDANFARAIVTELAQCYRSVVKNTKDLKLRTSHERLANYLLRQQRHAGGGAEFDLPFEKRLLASFLGMTPENLSRAFKVLQPYGVQVSGNRVAITDEQDLEQFAKPNQLIDDYST
- a CDS encoding universal stress protein; this encodes MEIMIAYDHSRNARIALDAVQQMFGPLKPSITLVSVVEDIGSATSDADELFTEQYQEQKAGVEAAAAELMAAGLEAKVMIAEGDARKMILRATEERQPDLLVMARHSHQADGGALNFITKRLDAIAEEFDHMTFGSVSAFLARRAKCPILIIPSHVLAPSKQAAE
- a CDS encoding MFS transporter, translating into MKISSLVRVHDPAIRALHLTWIAFFITFYVWFNMAPLASSMLASNDWLTRDDIRLFAIANVALTIPARILIGMALDKWGPRRVFSLLMIVMAIPTLFFAFGDTKMQLFVSRLVLSSVGAGFVVGIHMTALWFKPRDIGFAEGFYAGWGNFGSAAAAMTIPTVALVLFGGDDGWRYAIATSGVIMAAYGVFYWFAITDGPTADTHKKARKTGALEVSTYRDLALLVVFTVPLIGILSILVYRVQRMGYIDGFVATICYASIATLVIYQVWQVLRVNLPILRKGVPKDDRYPFSSVAALNTTYFANFGAELAVVSMLPMFFQETWGLTPVTAGLIAASFAFINLVARPMGGLVSDRMGNRRFVMLAYMLGIAIGFALMGLLNSAWPLIIAIAITIACSFFVQGAEGATFGIIPSIKRRVTGQVAGMAGAYGNVGAVFYLFIFMFVDASTFFFIISAGALASWLICYFWLKEPEGGFDEEYVLSSVDEAIAAQAARKKETEAELALIFAGSERVALAEKADSLTVTARFRDLDDLRAALSRLGPKSGGQPAEPAE
- a CDS encoding antiporter, with translation MARDLTGYAADDESFWTSTGKSIANRNLWISIPSLLCGFAVWLYWGIITVQMINLGYPFETSQLFTLTAIAGLSGATLRIPATFFIRIAGGRNTIFFTTALLMIPAIGTGIALQNPDTPLWQYQILALLSGIGGGNFAASMSNISFFFPKKVQGYALGMNAGLGNFGVTTMQIVIPLVMTFGLFGGESQTLVNTSGTLIGRIPAGTETYIQNAGFVWLLALIPLAFAGWLGMNNIRDEHVSPDIPNPFGAFGIIGFMYLIGLLCAGFGLWLMLPTAVGGSGFMISKWFVLPIVIVLTIALLRMIPGQIGKNLQRQYQIFRNKHTWAMTIIYVMTFGSFIGYSAAMGLTIKVVFGFQHLMVDGVLTHDTSNPNGPSALMFAWMGPFIGALIRPLGGIWADKAGGAKVTQIISVVMVICALALAWILQQAYSSATPETYFLPFLLIFLLLFAATGIGNGSTFRTIAIAFNKEQAGPVLGWTSAVAAYGAFLIPQIFGEQMSSGTPQYALYGFAAFYTLCIAINWWFYLRRNAYIQNP
- a CDS encoding nitrate reductase subunit alpha produces the protein MSHLLDRLNFLSRKTVGRFSDGHGMTTNEDRRWEDGYRKRWQHDKIVRSTHGANCTGSCSWKIYVKGGIVTWETQQTDYPRTRPELPNHEPRGCSRGASYSWYMYSGNRVKYPLVRSALMRLWRAARLNNSPVAAWGSIVEDPKKRHAYTSRRGLGGFVRAGWDEVNDIIAAANAYTAKTYGPDRVIGFSPIPAMSMVSYAAGSRYLSLMGGVCMSFYDWYCDLPPASPQTWGEQTDVPESADWYNSGFLILWGSNVPQTRTPDAHFYTEARYRGAKSVVVSPDYSEAAKFSDLWLNPKQGTDAALALAMGHVILREFHLDRQAEYFEDYCRRYTDMPLLVRLTQKDGHFVPERLLRASDFSDSMGQTNNPDWKTVAVDRTSGKLVVPLGSVGFRWGESGKWNLESRDAEGRDATLEMSLIEEGRHDHIVDVAFPYFGGRPHPHFDGSDHPEVLVRRLPAKAIQLADGEAMVTTVFDLFAGNYGLDRGFGGGNVATDFNADVPYTPAWAEKITGVPADHIITVAREFARNAEKTKGKSMVILGAGLNHWYHMDMNYRSIINLLVMCGCVGQSGGGWSHYVGQEKLRPQTGWLPLAFGLDWSRPPRQMNSTSFWYAHSDQWRYETLDVKDVLSPTAPEGPWDGTMNDYNIRAERMGWLPSAPQLETNPLELAAAADAAGKDVKAYVVDGLKDGSLRMSCEDPDNEKNWPRNLFVWRSNLLGSSGKGHEYFLKHLLGTSHGVLQEDLGAAGKAANKETVWHDKAPEGKLDLLVTLDFRMSTTCVYSDIVLPTATWYEKNDLNTSDMHPFIHPLTAAVDPVWESRTDWDIYKGLAKRFSEIAPEVLGVERDVVLTPILHDTPAELAQAKDVKDWKRGETEPVPGRTMPQITVVERDYPNLYKRFTALGPLMSSAGNGGKGISWNTEHEVELLGRLNGRVIEDGASQGLPRIDTDIDATEVILTLAPETNGEVAVKAWEALSKATGRDHTHLAKPKEDEKIRFRDVVAQPRKIISSPTWSGIESEKVCYNAGYTNVHELIPWRTLSGRQQLYQDHLWMRAFGEGLCVYRPPIDTKSVTAALQGDNDQPSVVLNFITPHQKWGIHSTYTDNLLMLTLSRGGPIVWMSEVDAAKAGIVDNDWVEAFNVNGALVARAVVSQRMKEGTLFMYHAQEKIVNMPGSQKTGQRGGIHNSVTRAVLKPTHMIGGYAQQSYGFNYYGTVGSNRDEFVIVRKMEKVDWLDGPAPVAMEAAE